CTAAAAAGGATTTTTTATGACCGTTCCCACAATTAAGGAAATCCTCGGGCAAGTTGTGTCCGGCCACCACCTTGTGGACACTCACGCAGAACATTTTTTAAGCAAAGTAATGGATGGGGATGTTCCTGAGCCAGTCCTTGCTTCTTTTCTCACAGCCATGAAAATGAAAGGGGAAACCACGGACGAATTGTACGGATTTGTTCGAGCGATGCGTAATCATGCAATCAAACCCTCTAAAAAATTTGATTTTGATTTTTTAGACACTTGTGGGACAGGAGGGGACGGCAAAGGCACTTTGAATGTATCCACACTTTCGGCCCTCACTTTGGCAAGTCTCGGCTTTAAAGTTGCCAAACATGGAAATCGTTCTGTATCTTCACTTTCGGGAAGTTCCGATATTCTTTCTGGCCTTGGTTACAAACTCGATCAGTCCACAGCAGATTCGGAAGCAGAATTCCTTCGCACGGGGTTTGTGTTTTTATTTGCTCCCGCTTGGCATCCTGCAATGAAGTATGCTGGACCCGTTCGTACCGCTCTCGGATTTCGGACTTTTTTCAATTTGATTGGACCTCTCTCCAATCCCTTTTCCCCCTCCCACCAAATTGTGGGAGTGTATGATAAGTCTCTCTGTCTACCGATGGCAGAAATTCTCGGAAGGCTTGGTTCCAAACGAGCCATTGTCTGCCATTCACAGGACGGGCTCGATGAGTTTTCTATCTTTGAAGGAACCGATTATGCCTATTTTAATGGAAAGGAACCAGTTGAATTGTCCTTTGATCCTGTGGAATTGGGCCTAAATTCCAAGGAATTGGACAGAAATACAGTGTTCTCCTCTTCGAAGGAAGGGGCGGAATCCTTATTTCGGGCAGTTCTCGACCCAAGTGCATCGACTGGGGGAACGGCAATGGTTGCCCTGAACGCGGGGGTAGCCATGTTTTTACTCGGTGCCGTCAGTGATATACGAACAGGGTACGAAACTGCCAAAGCGGCTCTCCTTGAGAAAAAAGTTCTCCGATTCGTTCGTGAAACATTGAATTTAACATAAGGCCTATAAACATTGGATAAATAGCTATGCTCAATTTTAATTTTTTAACACCAGATATCCTAATCCTTGCCCAAGAAGAGGGTGCAAAGTCGTCCCTACAGTCACTCATCATCATTCCGATCATGTTAGTTGCTATGTACTTTCTTGTGATCCTTCCAAACAAAAAAGAAGAGAAGAAACGGAAAGAAATGATCACCAATCTCCAAAAAGGGGATAACGTTGTGACCAATAGCGGCCTTCATGGTAAGATTGTTGAGTTCAAAGACAATAACGAAACTGTCGTTTTGAGTGTTGCTGCGAACACTAACGTCACATTTGAAACTAGCGCTATTCTGAAGAAGAAAGCCTAAGATGAAACGGCTCTTCTTAGTTTCCCTAGTATTCTGTTTTTCGGCCTCCCTCTTTGCGCAAGAGGGATTGGATTTTTTAGATAAGGTCAATGATAAACCAAAATCGACAAGCACCAAACCGAAAGAAGAAACGAACGTAACCACAACTAAAAAACAAACCAGTGTTGTGACTACAACCTCACCGACTACGGGAAAAAAGAAGAGATCCAAAAAGAAATCCAAACAAAACCAACTGGCAACAACTACGGAGACCCTTCCGCAAAACACCAATTTGGCTGTGAACCCGAACTCAAACACTACGGTAACGGATAAATCCTTTCCTGGTTTGGAAAAACAACCTGTTGTTCTAGAAGAAGAGGAAGTGGTAAATAACGGTTTGTGGATGGATTCTAGTGTTTCTGTGGAACCATCAGGTCTTCCTGGATTTTCTGCTGATTTGAAAGTCGGAAAAACAGAAGGTTCCAACCAAGCACCGAATCTTTCCTCAAACAAAGAATCTGGAAAATCACTCTTTAATTTCTCTGATTTTTTTGCTAAATATAAAAAAGCGATGATGATCCTTGGGATCATCATACTCTTTGCTTTTTACAGACTTAGATCCGCTCGCCCGGGATCTAGTAGTCGTTCTTATAGAAGATAATAATTTTAGGAGCAAACTAACTTGCAATCGTATCGACTATTGATTCTTCCTTTTTTGATTCTGGCAGTTTCCTTTACAATCCTGTATCCGAACTTTGCCGATCGCACTTTAAAGATCGTTGTGAGAGAAGATGTATATGCACTTCCTGAAGCCGATCAAAAAATATTGGTAAACGCGCTCTTTGAGCGTTGGGCAAAAGATTACGGTAAAGCTTCCGGTTGGACCATTGAACCACAAGGAACACTCCCACCAAAAGAAAATCCCTTTTATACTGTGAAAGGAAGGTTCATTACTTCCGCAAAGATCAATCAGATCTCTCAAGAAAATCAGTCTTTAGTAAGCGAATCTAAAAACAAATTAGAACCCACATGGATTGAAGAAACAATTCGAGGTGGTAAGTCTTTATCCATTAAATTGGGCCTCGATTTACAAGGTGGGATGCGTGTGGTTCTCAAAGGAGACTTTGATGATTACACTTCTAAACTTAAAGATATATATGCAAAAGAATTATCTGAGCTAAACGTAACCTTAAATAATCCTGCGACAAAACCAGAAGACAAAGAAAAAGCAAAGTCTAGACTCTCAGAAATTGAATCTAGTTTTGATCTTTCCCCCATGCGTAAAATTGTAGAATTAGAAAAAGCGAAGATGATTATTGACAATCGTCTTACCACGCAAAACCTAACGGAACCACAAGTTCGTATCCAAAAAGAACAAGATGCCATTGAAGTATCTCTTCCAGGTGTTTCCAATTCTGCTGCTATTTTAGAAATTTTACAGAACACTGAAACTGTGGAATATCGATTAGAAGAACCAACTCCTTTTGTTTTTAAAGGCCAAATCGCAGATAGTGAACGCCGGATGATGGATTTAGGCAAACGAGAAAACACTGACATTTATCTTTTCCAAGAACTTGTGAAAAACAAGGCTGGGAAAAAAGCGCAAGATGCGTTTTTAGAAGGTTTGGAAAAAAAATACAATATCCCTAAAGACTTTAAAGTTTATGCCATGTGGGCTCGGGGAAATTCTGCTAAGTCGGCACTCCTCCCTCGTAGTTTTGTGGTTTTGGAACGTAAAATTGCCCTTTCTGGGAATGATATGACCAATGCGCAACCATCTTATAATTCCAATTCGTATGGATGGATGGTAAGTTTTACTCTTACTCCCAATGGTGCAGAGAAATTTTTTGATCTTACTTCAGAAAATCGCGGACGTAACCTAGCGATTGTTTGGGGGGATAAAGTGATCTCCAATCCAGTCATCAATGATCCCATTGCTGGTGGTCGGGCTGAGATTTCTGGAAGTTTCTCCGAACAAGAAGCCATTCGATTGGCTAACGTAATTTCGGAAGGTGCACTTCCCATTCCTTTATCAGTTTTGGAAATGCGATTCATTGGACCGACATTAGGAATTGAATCAATCGAAGTGGGAGTCAAAGCCGTTGCGATTGGATTCTTTTTGGTGATGGTTTATATGATATTCTATTACAGGTTAGGTGGATTCATTGCCGACCTTTCCCTGCTTATCAATTTAATCATCCTGGCAGCACTTCTGACACTTATGGACTTTACTTTAACACTTCCGGGAATTGCAGGGATTATTTTGACTGCGGGTATGGCGGTGGATGCAAACGTAATTATCTATGAAAGGATCCGAGAAGAAATCGAAGAGGGCAGAGCACTTTCAATAGCTGTCACTCGTGGTTTTGAAAACGCATTCTGGACCAT
The sequence above is drawn from the Leptospira sp. WS4.C2 genome and encodes:
- the trpD gene encoding anthranilate phosphoribosyltransferase → MTVPTIKEILGQVVSGHHLVDTHAEHFLSKVMDGDVPEPVLASFLTAMKMKGETTDELYGFVRAMRNHAIKPSKKFDFDFLDTCGTGGDGKGTLNVSTLSALTLASLGFKVAKHGNRSVSSLSGSSDILSGLGYKLDQSTADSEAEFLRTGFVFLFAPAWHPAMKYAGPVRTALGFRTFFNLIGPLSNPFSPSHQIVGVYDKSLCLPMAEILGRLGSKRAIVCHSQDGLDEFSIFEGTDYAYFNGKEPVELSFDPVELGLNSKELDRNTVFSSSKEGAESLFRAVLDPSASTGGTAMVALNAGVAMFLLGAVSDIRTGYETAKAALLEKKVLRFVRETLNLT
- the yajC gene encoding preprotein translocase subunit YajC, producing the protein MLNFNFLTPDILILAQEEGAKSSLQSLIIIPIMLVAMYFLVILPNKKEEKKRKEMITNLQKGDNVVTNSGLHGKIVEFKDNNETVVLSVAANTNVTFETSAILKKKA
- a CDS encoding SRP-less Sec system protein, whose amino-acid sequence is MKRLFLVSLVFCFSASLFAQEGLDFLDKVNDKPKSTSTKPKEETNVTTTKKQTSVVTTTSPTTGKKKRSKKKSKQNQLATTTETLPQNTNLAVNPNSNTTVTDKSFPGLEKQPVVLEEEEVVNNGLWMDSSVSVEPSGLPGFSADLKVGKTEGSNQAPNLSSNKESGKSLFNFSDFFAKYKKAMMILGIIILFAFYRLRSARPGSSSRSYRR
- the secD gene encoding protein translocase subunit SecD, which produces MQSYRLLILPFLILAVSFTILYPNFADRTLKIVVREDVYALPEADQKILVNALFERWAKDYGKASGWTIEPQGTLPPKENPFYTVKGRFITSAKINQISQENQSLVSESKNKLEPTWIEETIRGGKSLSIKLGLDLQGGMRVVLKGDFDDYTSKLKDIYAKELSELNVTLNNPATKPEDKEKAKSRLSEIESSFDLSPMRKIVELEKAKMIIDNRLTTQNLTEPQVRIQKEQDAIEVSLPGVSNSAAILEILQNTETVEYRLEEPTPFVFKGQIADSERRMMDLGKRENTDIYLFQELVKNKAGKKAQDAFLEGLEKKYNIPKDFKVYAMWARGNSAKSALLPRSFVVLERKIALSGNDMTNAQPSYNSNSYGWMVSFTLTPNGAEKFFDLTSENRGRNLAIVWGDKVISNPVINDPIAGGRAEISGSFSEQEAIRLANVISEGALPIPLSVLEMRFIGPTLGIESIEVGVKAVAIGFFLVMVYMIFYYRLGGFIADLSLLINLIILAALLTLMDFTLTLPGIAGIILTAGMAVDANVIIYERIREEIEEGRALSIAVTRGFENAFWTIMDANVTTLIAGILMIRLGNGPIKGFAITLCWGIVTTLFTSLFLSRLFMELTVNRLGVHHLNLRPFFFGKKETKNA